The following coding sequences lie in one Mycobacterium sp. DL440 genomic window:
- the leuS gene encoding leucine--tRNA ligase — translation MIEPATTSQSGQSEDSPHHRYTAELAGQIEHTWQERWHALGTFNVANPVGSLAPADGSPLPADKMFVQDMFPYPSGDGLHVGHPLGYIATDVYARFYRMTGRNVLHALGFDAFGLPAEQYAVQTGTHPRIRTEANIVNFRRQLGRLGLGHDSRRSFATTDVDFYKWTQWIFLQIYNAWFDTVAKKARPITELVAEFESGARTLDDGRTWGGLSAAERADVVDSYRLVYHADSMVNWCPGLGTVLANEEVTADGRSDRGNFPVFRKHLRQWMMRITAYSDRLLDDLELLEWPDKVKAMQRNWIGRSTGASVEFGTAAGDVEVFTTRPDTLFGATYLVLAPEHDLVDALAAESWPEGTDSRWTFGAATPAEAVAAYRAGIAAKSDLERQENKTKTGVFLGAHATNPVNGAQVPVFIADYVLAGYGTGAIMAVPGGDQRDWDFATQFGLPIVEVVTGGDISEAAYNGDGAMVNSDYLNGLSVAEAKQAVIEHLEADGRGRARIEYKLRDWLFARQRYWGEPFPIVYDAEGRAHPLPESALPVELPDIPDYAPVSFDPDDADSEPSPPLGKATEWVHVELDLGDGLQTYTRDTNVMPQWAGSSWYELRYTDPHNSEELCAKENEAYWMGPRPAEHGPNDPGGVDLYVGGVEHAVLHLLYARFWHKVLFDLGHVSSSEPYRRLVNQGYIQAFAYTDSRGSYVPAAEVIEREGAFFWPAPEGEIEVNQEFGKIGKSLKNSVSPDEICDEYGADTLRVYEMSMGPLEASRPWATKDVVGAHRFLQRVWRAVVDESTGAVRVAAHEALDTDTLKILHRTIVGVTEDYAALRNNTAAAKLIEYTNHLTKEGVSARAAIEPLVLMVAPLAPHLAEELWKRLGHDISLAHGPFPVADPQYLVDDTIEFPVQVNGKVRGKITVAADADKAALEAAALADEKVQAFLDGATPKKVIVVPGRLVNLVV, via the coding sequence GTGATCGAACCCGCCACCACCTCCCAGTCAGGGCAGTCAGAGGACTCCCCGCACCACCGTTACACCGCGGAACTGGCGGGTCAGATCGAGCACACCTGGCAGGAGCGGTGGCACGCGCTGGGGACTTTCAATGTGGCCAATCCGGTGGGCTCGCTGGCACCGGCGGACGGCTCGCCGCTGCCTGCCGACAAGATGTTCGTACAGGACATGTTCCCGTACCCGTCCGGCGACGGTCTGCACGTCGGGCACCCGCTGGGCTACATCGCCACCGACGTCTACGCCCGGTTCTACCGCATGACGGGCCGCAACGTGCTGCACGCGCTGGGCTTCGACGCGTTCGGACTGCCGGCCGAGCAGTACGCCGTGCAGACCGGGACGCACCCGCGCATCCGTACCGAGGCCAACATCGTCAACTTCCGTCGGCAGCTGGGTCGGCTGGGTCTGGGCCACGACTCGCGGCGCAGCTTCGCGACCACCGATGTGGACTTCTACAAGTGGACACAGTGGATCTTCCTGCAGATCTACAACGCCTGGTTCGACACCGTGGCCAAGAAGGCCCGGCCCATCACCGAGCTGGTGGCCGAATTCGAGTCCGGGGCACGGACTCTCGACGACGGTCGGACATGGGGCGGGCTGTCGGCAGCCGAGCGCGCCGATGTGGTGGACAGCTATCGGTTGGTGTACCACGCCGATTCGATGGTGAACTGGTGCCCAGGCCTGGGCACCGTGCTGGCCAACGAGGAAGTCACCGCCGACGGCCGCAGCGACCGCGGCAACTTCCCGGTGTTCCGGAAGCACTTGCGGCAGTGGATGATGCGTATTACCGCCTACTCAGACCGGCTGCTCGACGACCTGGAGTTGCTGGAATGGCCAGACAAGGTCAAGGCCATGCAGCGCAACTGGATCGGCCGCTCCACCGGTGCATCGGTGGAGTTCGGCACCGCGGCGGGCGATGTCGAGGTGTTCACCACCCGCCCGGACACCCTGTTCGGTGCCACCTATCTGGTGCTGGCTCCCGAGCACGATCTGGTGGACGCGCTGGCGGCCGAGTCCTGGCCCGAGGGCACCGATTCACGGTGGACCTTCGGTGCGGCGACTCCGGCCGAGGCCGTGGCCGCCTACCGTGCCGGGATCGCCGCCAAGTCGGATCTGGAGCGCCAGGAGAACAAGACCAAGACCGGCGTGTTCCTCGGCGCGCACGCCACCAATCCGGTTAACGGAGCACAGGTTCCGGTCTTCATCGCCGATTACGTGCTGGCCGGATACGGGACCGGCGCCATCATGGCGGTGCCCGGTGGTGACCAGCGGGACTGGGACTTCGCCACCCAGTTCGGCCTACCGATCGTCGAGGTGGTCACCGGCGGCGACATCTCCGAGGCCGCCTACAACGGCGACGGCGCGATGGTCAACTCCGACTACCTGAACGGGTTGTCGGTGGCCGAGGCCAAGCAGGCCGTCATCGAACACCTGGAGGCCGACGGCCGCGGCCGGGCCCGGATCGAGTACAAGCTGCGGGACTGGCTGTTCGCCCGGCAGCGGTACTGGGGTGAGCCGTTCCCGATCGTCTATGACGCCGAGGGGCGCGCCCACCCACTACCGGAATCAGCTCTGCCGGTGGAACTTCCGGATATCCCGGACTACGCGCCGGTGTCGTTCGACCCCGACGATGCCGACAGCGAACCGTCGCCGCCACTGGGCAAGGCCACCGAATGGGTGCACGTCGAGCTGGATCTCGGTGACGGCCTGCAGACCTATACCCGCGACACCAACGTGATGCCGCAGTGGGCGGGAAGCTCCTGGTACGAGCTGCGTTACACCGACCCGCACAATTCGGAAGAGCTGTGCGCCAAGGAAAACGAGGCGTACTGGATGGGCCCGCGGCCGGCCGAGCACGGGCCGAACGATCCGGGCGGGGTCGACCTGTACGTCGGCGGTGTCGAGCATGCGGTACTGCACCTGCTGTACGCGCGGTTCTGGCACAAGGTGCTGTTCGACCTCGGCCATGTCAGCTCGAGCGAGCCGTACCGCCGTCTGGTCAACCAGGGCTATATCCAGGCCTTCGCCTACACCGACTCCCGCGGCAGCTATGTCCCGGCGGCGGAGGTCATAGAACGTGAGGGCGCGTTCTTCTGGCCGGCCCCTGAAGGTGAGATCGAGGTCAACCAGGAGTTCGGCAAGATCGGCAAGAGCTTGAAGAACTCCGTCTCACCCGACGAGATCTGCGATGAGTACGGCGCCGACACCCTTCGGGTCTACGAGATGTCGATGGGTCCGCTGGAGGCTTCGCGTCCGTGGGCCACCAAGGATGTCGTCGGTGCGCACCGCTTCCTGCAGCGGGTCTGGCGCGCGGTGGTCGACGAGTCGACGGGCGCGGTGCGGGTCGCCGCGCATGAGGCACTCGACACCGACACGCTCAAGATCCTGCACCGCACCATCGTGGGGGTGACGGAAGACTATGCGGCGCTTCGTAACAACACGGCCGCGGCCAAGCTGATCGAGTACACCAACCACCTCACCAAGGAGGGGGTGTCGGCGCGCGCCGCGATCGAGCCGCTGGTGCTCATGGTGGCCCCGTTGGCGCCGCACCTGGCCGAGGAGTTGTGGAAGCGGTTGGGCCACGACATCTCACTGGCGCACGGGCCGTTCCCGGTGGCCGATCCGCAGTACCTGGTGGACGACACCATCGAGTTCCCCGTTCAGGTCAACGGCAAGGTGCGCGGCAAGATCACGGTGGCCGCCGACGCAGACAAGGCGGCGCTGGAAGCTGCGGCGCTGGCCGACGAGAAGGTGCAGGCCTTCCTGGACGGCGCCACGCCCAAAAAGGTCATCGTCGTGCCGGGACGGTTGGTCAACCTCGTCGTCTAG
- a CDS encoding LpqN/LpqT family lipoprotein, translating into MIELTRRWRVLAAGTAVGVAGVVGFAGQTASAEPLLPVPSVPGPVTVTQTVTAAPAAAPAAPLAPAVPGAPAAAAPAAPVNAVPAVAATAPPAQTINPASSGTLADFFKSKGVKMEPQVSHDFKALSIVLPLPSGWTKVPDPNVPDAFAVIADRSSTDLYTPNAQVVVYKLVGNFDPVEAASHGYVDTQQLQNWRPTDMAMGDFNGFPSAFIEGSYLSGSQMLNTSRRHILATAGPDHYLVSLSVNSSAANQGVSAAADAADAIVSGFKVSAPAAAAPPPPATPAPAAAAPQPGLPQLLGLQG; encoded by the coding sequence ATGATCGAGTTGACCCGCCGGTGGCGGGTGCTGGCAGCGGGCACGGCCGTCGGCGTGGCCGGGGTTGTCGGTTTCGCCGGTCAAACCGCCTCGGCCGAACCCCTGCTTCCGGTTCCCAGCGTCCCCGGCCCGGTGACAGTGACCCAGACCGTCACGGCCGCCCCCGCCGCGGCACCGGCGGCTCCCCTGGCTCCGGCCGTGCCCGGCGCCCCCGCCGCCGCTGCCCCCGCCGCTCCGGTCAATGCGGTACCAGCGGTCGCCGCGACCGCCCCGCCGGCCCAGACCATCAACCCGGCCTCCTCGGGCACCCTTGCCGATTTCTTCAAGAGCAAGGGCGTGAAGATGGAGCCTCAGGTCAGCCACGACTTCAAGGCGCTCAGCATCGTCCTGCCACTGCCGTCGGGCTGGACCAAAGTGCCCGATCCCAACGTTCCCGACGCCTTCGCGGTGATCGCCGACCGCTCCAGCACCGACCTCTACACCCCCAACGCACAGGTCGTGGTCTACAAGCTCGTCGGCAATTTCGACCCGGTCGAAGCCGCCAGCCACGGCTACGTCGACACCCAGCAGCTGCAGAACTGGCGCCCCACCGACATGGCCATGGGTGACTTCAACGGCTTCCCGTCGGCATTCATCGAAGGTAGCTACCTGTCCGGTAGCCAGATGCTCAACACGTCACGCAGGCACATCCTTGCCACCGCGGGCCCCGACCATTACCTGGTGTCCTTGTCGGTGAACTCCTCGGCCGCCAACCAGGGTGTTTCCGCGGCTGCCGACGCCGCCGACGCGATCGTGTCCGGGTTCAAGGTCAGCGCGCCGGCCGCGGCGGCTCCCCCGCCGCCAGCTACCCCGGCCCCGGCCGCAGCCGCGCCGCAGCCGGGTTTGCCCCAGCTCCTGGGCCTGCAGGGCTGA
- a CDS encoding YqgE/AlgH family protein: protein MAQSEDPEDFIAPAAQRVRPGTLLLANTDLLEPTFRRSVIYIVEHNAGGTLGVVLNRPSETAVYNVLPQWAKLTTKPKTMFIGGPVKRDSALCLATLRVGMQADGVPGLRHVQGRVVMVDLDADPDYLAPIIEGVRIFAGYSGWTIGQLDGEIERDDWIVLSALPSDVLIEPRIDLWGRVLRRQPLPMSLLATHPIDVSRN, encoded by the coding sequence GTGGCGCAGTCAGAAGACCCGGAGGATTTCATCGCGCCTGCAGCGCAGCGGGTACGGCCGGGCACGCTGCTGCTGGCCAATACCGATCTGCTCGAGCCGACCTTCCGGCGCAGCGTCATCTACATCGTCGAGCACAACGCGGGCGGCACCCTCGGCGTGGTGTTGAACCGGCCGAGCGAGACGGCGGTCTACAACGTGCTGCCGCAGTGGGCGAAGCTCACCACCAAACCCAAGACGATGTTCATCGGCGGGCCGGTCAAGCGGGACTCGGCGCTGTGCCTGGCGACGTTGCGGGTCGGCATGCAGGCTGACGGTGTGCCCGGACTGCGGCACGTGCAGGGCCGCGTGGTGATGGTCGATCTCGACGCCGACCCGGACTACCTGGCCCCGATCATCGAGGGTGTGCGGATCTTCGCCGGATACTCCGGCTGGACCATCGGCCAATTGGACGGTGAGATCGAGCGGGACGATTGGATCGTGCTGTCGGCGCTGCCGTCGGACGTGCTGATCGAGCCCCGCATCGATCTTTGGGGTCGGGTACTGCGTCGTCAGCCGCTGCCGATGTCGCTGTTGGCCACCCATCCGATCGACGTCAGCCGCAACTAG
- a CDS encoding MFS transporter — translation MTEFRRLLELRAVSQFADGLFQAGLAGAILFNPERQAEPWQIAMAFAVMFLPYSVLGPFAGALLDRWDRRLVLIGANVGRLLVVLVVGALLSFGVGDVPILCCALIVNGFTRFVSSGLSASLPDVVPQDRIVTMNSVATAIGSLAAFLGADFMLLPRKLFGADDTGASVVMFIVALPVALALWLSVRFGPHVLGPHESKRAIHGSVAYAVSTGWVHGARTVWAVRPVAGTLAGLAAHRMAFGINSLLVLVIVRHTDNPDVTGLGLGSAVLFMAFGGIGQFAATVAAPAVIARFGRYATANGALSLAVVIQLVAIGLHVPVMLACGLLLGAAGQLVKLCADSAMQIDVDDALRGHVFTVQDALFWISFVAAIAAAAAVIPADGYSPGLVAAGAVAYLVGLGLHAAVASPKRA, via the coding sequence ATGACCGAATTCCGCCGGCTGCTGGAACTGCGCGCAGTCAGCCAGTTCGCCGACGGCCTGTTCCAGGCGGGGCTGGCCGGGGCGATCCTGTTCAACCCGGAGCGGCAAGCCGAGCCATGGCAGATCGCCATGGCGTTCGCAGTGATGTTCCTGCCGTACTCGGTGCTCGGCCCGTTCGCCGGGGCGCTGCTGGACCGCTGGGACCGGCGCCTGGTGCTCATCGGCGCCAATGTGGGGCGGCTGCTCGTGGTGCTGGTGGTCGGTGCTCTGCTGTCCTTCGGTGTCGGCGACGTGCCGATCCTGTGCTGTGCCCTGATCGTCAACGGGTTCACCCGGTTCGTCTCGTCGGGTCTGTCGGCCTCGCTGCCCGATGTGGTGCCGCAAGACCGGATCGTCACGATGAACTCGGTCGCCACCGCGATCGGCTCGCTGGCGGCCTTCCTCGGCGCGGACTTCATGCTGCTGCCGCGCAAGCTGTTCGGTGCCGACGACACCGGCGCCTCGGTGGTCATGTTCATCGTGGCGCTCCCGGTGGCGCTCGCGTTGTGGCTGTCGGTGCGCTTCGGTCCGCACGTGCTGGGACCGCACGAGAGCAAACGCGCCATCCACGGCTCGGTCGCCTACGCGGTGTCCACCGGCTGGGTGCACGGCGCCCGCACGGTGTGGGCCGTGCGGCCCGTCGCGGGAACCCTGGCCGGGCTTGCCGCACACCGGATGGCGTTCGGGATCAACTCGCTGCTGGTGCTGGTGATCGTCCGGCACACCGACAACCCCGATGTGACCGGGCTGGGCCTGGGTAGCGCGGTGCTGTTCATGGCGTTCGGGGGTATCGGACAGTTCGCGGCGACGGTGGCGGCCCCGGCAGTGATCGCCCGGTTCGGACGCTATGCGACGGCCAACGGCGCCCTCAGCCTCGCCGTGGTGATTCAGCTGGTGGCCATCGGGCTGCATGTCCCGGTGATGCTGGCGTGTGGGCTCCTGCTCGGCGCGGCCGGACAGCTGGTGAAGCTCTGCGCGGACTCGGCGATGCAGATCGACGTCGACGACGCCTTGCGCGGTCACGTGTTCACCGTGCAGGACGCGCTGTTCTGGATCTCGTTCGTCGCGGCCATCGCGGCGGCGGCCGCGGTGATCCCCGCCGATGGATACTCACCCGGCCTGGTGGCCGCCGGGGCCGTGGCCTATCTGGTCGGGCTCGGACTGCACGCCGCGGTGGCATCTCCGAAGCGGGCCTGA
- a CDS encoding TIGR03084 family metal-binding protein, which translates to MVSAGPIVADLSAESDELDALVADLPPERWATATPAEGWTIAHQIAHLLWTDRVSVIAITDQAGFDAVLAEAMQNPTGFVDAAAEELALTPPEQLLADWRETRTRLHTELVNVADGRKLPWFGPPMSATSMATARMMETWAHGLDVADALEVHRPATARLRSIAHIGVRTRDFAFTVHGLTPPAAPFRVELHAPDGSLWEWGPDDAPQRVTGLAEDFCMLVTQRRAPAELDVTAVGDDAAAWLTIAQAFAGPPGAGRG; encoded by the coding sequence ATGGTGAGCGCCGGGCCGATCGTGGCCGACCTGTCCGCCGAGAGCGACGAACTCGATGCCCTGGTGGCGGACCTGCCGCCCGAGCGCTGGGCCACCGCCACCCCGGCCGAGGGTTGGACCATCGCCCATCAGATCGCCCACCTCTTGTGGACCGACCGGGTGTCGGTCATCGCCATCACCGACCAGGCCGGCTTCGACGCCGTCCTCGCCGAGGCGATGCAGAACCCGACCGGGTTCGTCGACGCCGCGGCCGAAGAACTCGCACTCACGCCACCCGAGCAGTTGCTCGCTGATTGGCGCGAGACCCGCACGAGATTGCACACCGAACTCGTGAACGTCGCCGACGGCCGCAAGCTGCCCTGGTTCGGGCCGCCGATGAGCGCGACGTCGATGGCCACCGCCCGCATGATGGAGACCTGGGCACATGGTCTCGATGTCGCCGACGCGCTCGAGGTACATCGGCCCGCCACCGCACGGCTGCGTTCGATCGCCCACATCGGGGTGCGCACAAGGGATTTCGCGTTCACCGTGCACGGGCTGACACCGCCGGCCGCGCCGTTCCGGGTCGAGCTGCACGCGCCCGACGGCTCGCTGTGGGAATGGGGACCGGACGACGCGCCGCAGCGTGTGACGGGATTGGCCGAAGATTTCTGCATGCTGGTGACCCAGCGCCGGGCGCCCGCCGAACTCGACGTGACCGCGGTGGGCGACGACGCGGCCGCGTGGCTGACGATTGCGCAGGCTTTCGCCGGGCCGCCGGGCGCCGGACGGGGCTGA
- a CDS encoding pullulanase has product MDYCLGDPDGTATIFTGVPDVDVDGDGSLDGIGLDVDGDGRIDDVMADFDGDGVADHLVRDHPEDPAYFSDDGSGTWAVSVDRSGQVRWFGLDGVEQAAGGPLVDFDGDGAADDRLIDVDGDGLADRVLTGELAHVDTDGDGRWDMKLADTDGDGRADSVS; this is encoded by the coding sequence ATGGACTATTGCCTGGGTGACCCGGACGGGACCGCAACGATCTTCACCGGTGTGCCCGATGTGGATGTGGACGGTGACGGCAGCCTCGACGGCATCGGGCTGGATGTCGACGGGGACGGTCGGATCGACGATGTGATGGCTGATTTCGACGGTGACGGTGTTGCCGATCACCTGGTCCGGGACCACCCCGAGGATCCGGCCTACTTCTCCGACGATGGTTCGGGCACCTGGGCGGTGAGTGTGGACCGGTCCGGGCAGGTGCGCTGGTTCGGGCTCGACGGGGTCGAGCAGGCCGCCGGCGGGCCGCTGGTGGATTTCGACGGTGACGGCGCAGCCGACGACCGGCTGATCGACGTTGACGGGGACGGCCTGGCCGATCGGGTACTGACCGGGGAGCTGGCGCACGTCGACACCGACGGGGACGGCCGTTGGGACATGAAGCTGGCCGACACCGACGGGGATGGCCGCGCCGACTCGGTGTCGTGA
- a CDS encoding CCA tRNA nucleotidyltransferase, translating into MSDAVVTDAELLAGALVALNHRAEVLRALGAAFAAAGHELYLVGGSVRDALLGRLTDDSDLDFTTDARPEQMLTFLRPWADALWDTGIAFGTIGVGKRVGGVEHRLEITTFRADSYDQVSRNPTVEFGDNLADDLVRRDFTVNAMAVRITADGPAEFHDPLGGLAAVQAKVLDTPSAPEVSFGDDPLRMLRAARFVSQLGFGVAPRVLEALLEMAPQLQRITVERVAAELDKLLLGADPVAGVDLMVQTGLGEVVLPEVGEMRMAIDEHHQHKDVYWHSLTVLRQAVDLEDEGPDLVLRWAALLHDIGKPGTRKHESDGGVSFHHHEVVGAKMARKRLRALKYSKQMIDDVSQLVYLHLRFHGYADDKGTGKWTDSAVRRYVTDAGPLLSRLHKLVRADCTTRNKRRAARLQANYDDLENRIAELATKEDLQRVRPDLDGNEIMEILGIPAGPQVGEAWKHLKELRLDHGPLSREQAIDELLKWWNARS; encoded by the coding sequence GTGTCCGACGCTGTTGTTACTGATGCCGAATTGCTGGCCGGCGCGCTGGTCGCGCTGAACCACCGCGCCGAGGTGCTGCGCGCGCTCGGTGCGGCGTTCGCTGCAGCGGGCCACGAGCTGTATCTGGTCGGCGGGAGTGTGCGCGATGCGCTGCTGGGCCGGCTCACCGATGACAGTGATCTCGATTTCACCACCGATGCCCGTCCAGAGCAGATGCTGACGTTCCTGCGGCCGTGGGCCGATGCGCTGTGGGATACGGGGATCGCGTTCGGCACGATCGGTGTGGGCAAGCGGGTGGGCGGGGTGGAGCACCGCCTTGAGATCACCACGTTCCGGGCTGACAGTTATGACCAGGTGTCGCGGAATCCGACGGTGGAGTTCGGCGACAACCTCGCTGACGACCTGGTGCGCCGCGACTTCACCGTGAACGCCATGGCGGTGCGCATCACGGCCGACGGTCCGGCCGAATTCCACGATCCCCTGGGCGGTTTGGCGGCGGTGCAGGCCAAGGTGCTCGACACCCCGTCGGCGCCGGAGGTGTCGTTCGGGGACGATCCGCTACGGATGTTGCGCGCGGCCCGGTTTGTTTCGCAGCTCGGGTTCGGGGTGGCACCGCGGGTGCTGGAGGCGCTGCTGGAGATGGCGCCGCAATTGCAGCGCATCACTGTCGAGCGGGTGGCGGCTGAACTCGACAAGCTGCTGCTCGGTGCCGATCCGGTGGCCGGGGTCGATCTGATGGTGCAGACCGGGCTCGGTGAGGTGGTGCTACCCGAGGTCGGCGAGATGCGGATGGCCATCGACGAACACCATCAGCACAAGGACGTGTACTGGCATTCGCTGACGGTGTTGCGGCAGGCAGTGGATCTCGAAGACGAGGGCCCGGATCTCGTATTGCGTTGGGCCGCATTGCTGCACGACATCGGCAAGCCGGGGACGCGCAAGCACGAATCCGACGGCGGCGTGAGCTTTCACCACCACGAGGTGGTCGGCGCGAAGATGGCCCGCAAGCGGTTGCGGGCGCTCAAGTACTCCAAGCAGATGATCGACGACGTGTCGCAGCTGGTGTACCTGCATCTGCGGTTCCACGGCTACGCCGACGACAAGGGCACGGGGAAGTGGACCGACTCGGCTGTGCGGCGGTATGTCACCGATGCGGGTCCGCTGCTGAGCCGGCTGCACAAGCTGGTCCGGGCCGACTGCACGACGCGGAACAAGCGCCGCGCCGCACGGCTGCAGGCCAACTACGACGATCTGGAGAACCGGATCGCCGAACTGGCGACCAAGGAGGACCTGCAGCGGGTGCGGCCGGATCTCGACGGCAACGAGATCATGGAGATCCTCGGGATCCCGGCGGGCCCCCAGGTCGGCGAGGCCTGGAAGCACCTCAAGGAGCTGCGGCTCGATCACGGGCCGTTGTCCCGCGAGCAGGCGATCGACGAATTGCTGAAATGGTGGAACGCCAGGAGCTGA
- a CDS encoding NUDIX hydrolase — protein MSDGEQAKPRRRRSRRRGRRRAQRAAGPPTDDQGKDAEAHADGTGDAPVGTASSAPSPRDQSKQRKTRPRRPPERLRTVHETSAGGLVIDGIDGPKDTQVAALIGRVDRRGRMLWSLPKGHIELGETAEQTAIREVAEETGIRGDVLAALGSIDYWFVTEGRRVHKTVHHYLLRFQGGELSDDDVEVTEVAWVPLQDLASRLAYADERKLAEVAGELIDKLHTDGPGALPPLPPSAPRRRPQTHSHARSHRRDESAQPQPRRRTNGCGQGP, from the coding sequence GTGTCGGACGGCGAACAGGCCAAACCACGACGGCGCCGCAGCCGGCGTCGTGGCCGTCGTCGTGCACAAAGGGCGGCGGGGCCACCGACGGACGATCAGGGCAAGGATGCCGAAGCCCACGCCGACGGCACCGGCGACGCTCCCGTCGGCACGGCAAGTTCCGCCCCGTCCCCACGTGACCAGTCCAAGCAACGCAAGACGCGTCCCCGTCGACCACCGGAACGGCTGCGCACCGTTCACGAGACGTCGGCCGGCGGCCTGGTCATCGATGGAATCGACGGCCCCAAGGACACTCAGGTGGCGGCGTTGATCGGCCGGGTCGACCGGCGCGGCCGGATGCTGTGGTCCCTGCCCAAGGGGCATATCGAACTGGGCGAGACAGCCGAGCAGACCGCGATCCGCGAGGTTGCCGAAGAGACCGGCATCCGCGGCGATGTGCTGGCCGCGCTCGGCAGCATCGACTACTGGTTCGTCACCGAGGGACGCCGCGTCCACAAGACCGTGCACCACTATCTCTTGCGCTTCCAGGGCGGCGAACTGTCCGACGATGACGTCGAGGTGACCGAGGTCGCCTGGGTTCCGCTGCAGGATCTGGCGTCCCGCCTGGCCTACGCCGACGAGCGCAAGCTCGCCGAGGTGGCCGGAGAGCTCATCGACAAGCTGCACACCGACGGGCCCGGCGCCCTGCCGCCTCTGCCCCCCAGCGCGCCCCGGCGGCGTCCCCAGACCCACTCGCACGCCCGCAGTCACCGCCGCGACGAATCTGCACAGCCCCAGCCCCGCCGGCGCACGAACGGATGCGGACAGGGGCCGTGA